The following DNA comes from Corynebacterium urogenitale.
TCCTCTGTCGAAGAAGGACACGCTGACGCCAACCGCCGAGAAGGTTGCTGACCAGCTCCGTGGATTCTGGGCTGTGGATTACGACACCTCCGGCGCTATCGGCCGCCGTTACCGCCGTCAGGATGAGATTGGTACGCCGTTCTGCGTGACTGTCGATTTCGACACTCTTGAGGACAACGCTGTCACCGTGCGCGAGCGCGACACGATGGAGCAAGAGCGCGTGAAGCTCGAGGACCTGCACGCATACTTGGCCGAGCGCCTCGCCGGCTGCTAAGAGGAACGCCGTGAATAGCGATATTCGTTGGGGACTGCCGGACGACGGTCACACCTTCCCGATTTACGCTGGCCCCTCGAACGATCTGGACCGGGTGGCTGAGTACGCCGACGAACGCGGAGTAGCTCATCTTCGCTTCGGTGGCGACACATGGGCGCTGGACACCGGAGACGAGGCCCGGATCAGTGCCAAGACCGGTACCGGTACGTGGACTGCGAAGGGTAATGCGGAGACGTTCAAGAAATCCGATCGCTACACGGTACAGGCCGACCGTCACACCGTGGAGATCATCGCCGAGAGCAGTAAAAATTTCGTGCTCGACATCGGCGGTGAGAAGGCTGGGCAGTTCACTGCGAACAATCGTGGTCTCCGCAATCTCCACGTGGAGTTCGAGGGTCCAGGGGAGAAGTTGCCGCTGGATGTGCAGATCTACCTGTCCTGGGTTGCCCGCCGGGTCATGGAGGTTCGAATGGTGTCCAGCGTGTGGGCGTGGACGATTTTGCTCGTCCTATTCATTCCGATCGCCATTCTCTACTGGATCGGCTTCATCTAGCCGACCGTCGACCAGCGACGGCGTCACCTCGTCCGCAGCCCAGTGACGGTATCGAAAGATCCGTAATCCAGCGATGCCATCTGGAGCCCTGCAGTATCGTTCCGTATCACCCCGAACCGGGACTCGGCTTTTACCAGCGGTTTCCGGCAGGGTGGCGACCTTTAGAAGCCGAAGGAGTCGTTTCCTCCTCCGCCGAAGTCGCCTCCTCCGAAGCCGCCGCCAAATCCTCCGCCGAAGCCTCCACCGAAACCGCCGTTGCCGGACAGCAAGCTGCCGAGGACCATGCCGGTGATGATGTCACCGCCACCGCCGCCTCGGTAGGTGTTCCTCCGGTTGAAGTCATCAATGTCGCGGCGGGCGTAGGCAACTGCGTCGTTGGCAAGCTTGGAGGCCTGCTTCGCTGCCATGAACGCCTGCTTCGGCGCTGACATCCGCTGCTGGTAGGCAGTTTCTAGAGCGCCGCGGGCACCCTGCGCCGTCGTGCGCGTATCGACGGAAATGATCCTGCCACGATTGCGGATGGTGTCCTCGACTCCCTGCAGGCGTTGTTCTACATCGGAAATCGTACGGTCGACCATGCCGATTGTGCGTCGGTAATCATTGTCCGCGCCACGCGCCTCGTCCAGTTCGATATCCAACTGGCCATCGGCTTCCAGCAGCTCCGAATAGCAGCCCAATGGGTCCCGTTGCCCGTTGCTTTGAGCAGCCTCGAGGGCAGCGCTCGCGCGTGTCATGGCTGCTTGCAAATCACCCCGATCAATCTCGGCGCCGGAGCCCATCAACTGGCGCGCCTCGAGGAGCTCATCCTCGACTTCCCGGATCAGCGAGCCCAAGTTTGCCTGTGCGGTGCGGAGCTGTTCCTCGGCACGTTCCACGGCAACGAGTTGCTGGTCAGCTTGCTGGCAGGCCATGCGTGCAGCACCGATGGCATCTACCAGCCCGGCCTGCTTACCGGCGGGTTGCGCGAGTAGCTCTCGGGCATGGTCCAGTGCCGCTTCTGCATGACCGATCTCCGTTTCTGCGACATCGGGATTATCGGCGATGGAGTGGAGCAGCGCCGGATCATGCTTGTGCTGCAGTTGCTCTAGCAACTCTCGCGATTGGGGTACGCGCACCCGGAGAGCCACTGTCTCCTCCCGAAGCTTCTTCACGAGCTCTGGCGCATCGATGAGCTTGCGTCGTAGCTTTGCAAATTCGGCTGCTTGGCCATCGAGCTTTTCATCGGCTTGTCCGCAGCTGGAGACGATATCGATGAGTAGCGCTCGCTCCTCGTCTTCACCGTGAACCAGGCCGCTTCGAATGCGCTGGTGCAACCCATAGGCTTGGTTTAAGGTGTTGCGCGAATGCTCTAGTGCCCGGGACAGGGTGCGGGTGCGTTCTTCGCCGAATTCAGCCACGGCGATGCGCAATTCCTCCTCGCCCTTGTGGATGGATTCGTCCGTGCTGTGCAGTTCCTCGTCGGCCAGCTTCCGCAGGACGTGTGTCGGTTGGGACGCCAGGTCTGTGGTGTCGCCTGGCTGAATACTGCGCGCCGTTTCCAGTTGCTCTTGTTCTTTTCGACGCCGGTTCTTCCTGCTCCACACGACGGCTCCAGCGCCACCGCCGACTAGCGCTACGCCGGCGGCGCCTAACCAAGCGATAGAGGTGGGATCCGTGGTGCCCGCAACCACGTCACCTGCGGCTTTAGCTCCCGCAGCCCAGTCTTCATCCGAGAAGTGCTCTGTGGCTGCCTTGCGGATCTTTTCAGCCGTGGACGTGCTAATCGCCTCGCCATAGTCGCGCCCGACTTGGCGTGTTTTGACGTCGATGACGAGAACCATTGAGTTGCTCAACTTTTGTTGATTGCGGAGATCGGCCGCGTAATCCGCGATATCGCCCGGAACGGAATCTACAAAGATGAGGAACAGCTTAATGTCCGATTCGGACAGGCCCTTCTGTAGCAACTCTTCGACTTCGGCTTTCTCTCCCGTGCTCAACACGCCAGCTGCGTCCACCACCTGTGAATCCAACTGCACGGCGTCGGCCATAGCGGCGGGCTGAGCCTGCGCACTGGTGGCGTTGAACGCGAGGAAGAAGGTGGGGAACGCGAACGCGCTGGCGGCCATCACGGATGCGGCGATGCGGGTGGGGAAATTCACGGGCTTCATGCAGCCCACCTTAACGGAAAAAGGGGGCACGGCAGCGTATCCTTTGTGGTCATGGAGTTTTTCCGAACCATCGGGCACATGATCTTCGCGGCGGGCAGCATTCTTTGGCGCTCAGTCGTGTACGTCATCATGGGCACTGTCCTCATGGCCATGCTTCTCGCGGGTGCGACCGCGGCCCATGTGGCTGTGTATGCACGAGAGGACAATAGACCGTCATCGGACACGATCCTCGTCCTTGGCGCTGCGCAATACGATGGGCGTCCCTCTAATTGGCTTGCCGCGCGACTGGACCACGCTGCGGACCTCTACGAGTCTGGAGTGGCTCCGACCATCGTTACCGTAGGCGGTTCCAAACCAGGTGATCGCTTTACAGAGGCCGAGGCCGGGAAGAACTACCTCATCGACAAGCGGGGCATTCCAGAAGGGGACATCATTGCTATCGGCGAGGGCGTGGATACGCTGACCAGTGCCTACGCTTTCAAGAACATGTCGGATACCTACGGATGGTCCACCTCCGTGGTGGTCACGGATCCGGCGCACTCCTTGCGTGCCACGGAAATGGTACGGGACCAGGGAATCGACGCCAGTGGCTCGCCGACCCGCACCGGTCCCCAGGTTGACTTCAATCGCTACCTGCACGAGACCGGAGGGCTGCTTTACTACGAAGGCGTCGAGAGCGAGCGCGACAACTTCCGAGACTTCGTCAAGCAGGTGCTGTAGATGGGTGAGGTATACCAGTATTCGGCCGCTGAATTGGAAAGGCGGCTGCCCGTCGGGGATAAGAAGTTGGGGCTGCAGGGGGCAGTTCCAGACAGGCGTGATGACTTTGACCGTGACCGGGCACGTGTACTGCACTCTGCTGCACTGCGTCGGTTAGCGGATAAAACCCAGGTTGTGGGGCCGGGAAGCGGAGACACACCACGGACGAGACTGACACACTCCCTGGAAGTGGGCCAGATTGCTCGCGGCATTGGCAAGACTCTCGGAGCAGATCCGGAATTGACGGAGCTTGCCGGTTTAAGTCACGACATCGGGCACCCGCCGTACGGCCATAATGGCGAAAGGGCGCTGGATGAAGCAGCGAAGGCGTGCGGTGGTTTCGAAGGTAATGCGCAGACGTTGAGGATTCTCACCCGGCTTGAGCCGAAGACGCTGGGGGAGGATGGTCGTTCATACGGATTGAACCTGACCCGTGCTTCCATCGACGCGGCGTGCAAATACCCCTGGGGGCCGGTAGACGAGTCGGGCCAGCGCAGGCTGAAGTACTCCGCATACGCCGATGACCTCGAGGTACTTCAGTGGGCGCGGGAGGGCGCTCCGGCGGGGAGGAAGTGCCTGGAGGCGCAGATCATGGATTGGTCCGATGACGTGGCCTACTCCGTGCACGATGTGGAGGACGGTATTCTCTCTGGGCGCATCACGTTGGATGTGCTGTGGGATCTCGTCGAGCTGGCGACGCTGGCGGAAAAAGGCGCGAGGGTTTTTGGTGGTTCGCCGGAAGAGCTCCTCGATGCTGCCGATCGTCTGCGTCGGATGTCGCTGGTAGGCCGCGCTGCGGATTTCGGTGGCTCGCTGAGTGATCTGGTGGCGTTGAAGGCCATGACGTCGGAGCTGGTGAGCCGATTCGTGACTGCGTGTGTGACCGGGACGCGGGAGAAGTTCGGTCAGGGGCCACTCGGGCGCTATGCGGCCGATCTGGTGATACCACCACAGGTGCAGGCGGAGGTGACGCTGCTGAAGTCCGTGGCCGTGCTGTACGTCATGGATGAGCAGCAGCATCTGGCTGAGCAGGACCGGCAGCGCGATCGGATTTTCCGGGTCACTGAGTATTTATGGCAGGGGGGCGAAGGAGCCTTGGATCCTTTGTTCCAAGTGTGGTTTAGGGCTGCCGAAAGTGACGCGGAGAAGATGCGTGTGGTGATCGACCAGGTGGCTTCCCTGACAGAGAGCCGATTGGAACGCCTCGATAGGCTGGCTAGCGGCATGAGCGCAGCCTGGGCTTAAGACTTAAAGCGCGCTAGCCCTAGCCTTCGGCATCCGGGATGGAGCAGAAGCTTTCGTAATGGTCGCTGGTGTAGTACCACACGTCCGGGTCGGTGTCTGAACCGCCGCCGACGACGATGCGCCGTTCCCCTCGGTGGTTCATGCCAGGTGTTTTGACGGTGTACTCGCGGTAGTACTGGGAATTCTCCTTGGGCAGGAGTCCCTCGTAGTTACCGAAGTGCTTTCCGTCGTGGGGACCGTCATCTGGATCGGCGCCGTCGAGGATGTCCTCAATTTGATCCTGAGCCTCCGCTGGGAGGGTGTCGTAGGTACATTCGTCGCTGGCGCTGGAGTTCAGTTGGCTCCCGCTGTGGTTGCCATTGTCGCCGTCATTTTGAGCGGCTTGAACACCGAACCAGCCAGTGGCGGCGAGGGCAGCGACAGCGACCGGTGCGAGCTTCTTCAGAGCCTTGGAATCCATGCCGTTCATTAAACCCGAGAGCCCCGTTCGGGCAGAAATCAGCTCTGGGGTTGATTGCTGTCCACACGGGGCTCTGGTCTTGCACGGGGCAGTGGGCCTAATAGGAAGGCACTACACAGGCCGGATGGGCAGGCGCAGCGCGCCTGGTGCGCTTGCCGGCACGACTGGAGACTTCGGCTCCACAGGAGAGATGCGCACGTAGCCTTCTTCCTGGGCTGGCCGGGGGTCCTCTTCACCTTTGTTAGGCCACATCGCTGCTGCACGTTCAGCATTCGCGGTAATCGACAGGGATGGGTTCACACCTGGATTTGCTGAGATCGCAGCACCATCGGTGACGAAGAGCGTCGGGTAGCCCCACACACGGTTGTAGCCGTCGACCACGCCATGTTCAGGGGAGGATCCGATCGGGCATCCACCAAGGAAGTGCGCGGTCAGTGGGATGTTGAAGACCTCGGACCATACGCCACCTGCGATGCCGTTTTCCATGTTGTCCGCGACCCTGCGGGTTGCCTCGTTGCCCACTGGGATCCAGCTCGGATTTGGTTCGCCGGTGCCCTGCTTGGAACGCAGCACGTTGAACGGCCCGATCTTACGCTGGAAGGTGGTCAGCGAGTTATCGCGCGTCTGCATCACGAGGTTGATCACGGTTCGTTGCGACCACTTGCTCAGTTTCACCAGCCGCGGGATGTCGCGGTAATTTAGGAACGCTTGCTTGAGGAACTCGAGCGCACGCGGGTGCAGCTTGTCGCCGTCCGTCATGAGGGTCTGCAGCAGACCCATCGCGTTGGATCCCCTGCCGTAGCGCACGGGCTCGATGTGTGTATCCGGTGCAGGGTAGTAGGAGGAGGTAATTGCCACGCCCTCGGAGTAGTCCTCGTCCGCGCTGTATTCGCTACGCTGCGCACCAAGCAGTGCCTCCGAGTTGGTGCGCGTCATCTGCCCCAGGGTATCCGGCAGGTTAGGCAGGTTGCCGTTGTCCTTCTGGTTGTGCAGGAGCTTCTGCGTT
Coding sequences within:
- a CDS encoding deoxyguanosinetriphosphate triphosphohydrolase; translation: MGEVYQYSAAELERRLPVGDKKLGLQGAVPDRRDDFDRDRARVLHSAALRRLADKTQVVGPGSGDTPRTRLTHSLEVGQIARGIGKTLGADPELTELAGLSHDIGHPPYGHNGERALDEAAKACGGFEGNAQTLRILTRLEPKTLGEDGRSYGLNLTRASIDAACKYPWGPVDESGQRRLKYSAYADDLEVLQWAREGAPAGRKCLEAQIMDWSDDVAYSVHDVEDGILSGRITLDVLWDLVELATLAEKGARVFGGSPEELLDAADRLRRMSLVGRAADFGGSLSDLVALKAMTSELVSRFVTACVTGTREKFGQGPLGRYAADLVIPPQVQAEVTLLKSVAVLYVMDEQQHLAEQDRQRDRIFRVTEYLWQGGEGALDPLFQVWFRAAESDAEKMRVVIDQVASLTESRLERLDRLASGMSAAWA
- a CDS encoding ribonuclease domain-containing protein yields the protein MNGMDSKALKKLAPVAVAALAATGWFGVQAAQNDGDNGNHSGSQLNSSASDECTYDTLPAEAQDQIEDILDGADPDDGPHDGKHFGNYEGLLPKENSQYYREYTVKTPGMNHRGERRIVVGGGSDTDPDVWYYTSDHYESFCSIPDAEG
- a CDS encoding TPM domain-containing protein — its product is MKPVNFPTRIAASVMAASAFAFPTFFLAFNATSAQAQPAAMADAVQLDSQVVDAAGVLSTGEKAEVEELLQKGLSESDIKLFLIFVDSVPGDIADYAADLRNQQKLSNSMVLVIDVKTRQVGRDYGEAISTSTAEKIRKAATEHFSDEDWAAGAKAAGDVVAGTTDPTSIAWLGAAGVALVGGGAGAVVWSRKNRRRKEQEQLETARSIQPGDTTDLASQPTHVLRKLADEELHSTDESIHKGEEELRIAVAEFGEERTRTLSRALEHSRNTLNQAYGLHQRIRSGLVHGEDEERALLIDIVSSCGQADEKLDGQAAEFAKLRRKLIDAPELVKKLREETVALRVRVPQSRELLEQLQHKHDPALLHSIADNPDVAETEIGHAEAALDHARELLAQPAGKQAGLVDAIGAARMACQQADQQLVAVERAEEQLRTAQANLGSLIREVEDELLEARQLMGSGAEIDRGDLQAAMTRASAALEAAQSNGQRDPLGCYSELLEADGQLDIELDEARGADNDYRRTIGMVDRTISDVEQRLQGVEDTIRNRGRIISVDTRTTAQGARGALETAYQQRMSAPKQAFMAAKQASKLANDAVAYARRDIDDFNRRNTYRGGGGGDIITGMVLGSLLSGNGGFGGGFGGGFGGGFGGGDFGGGGNDSFGF
- a CDS encoding YdcF family protein, giving the protein MEFFRTIGHMIFAAGSILWRSVVYVIMGTVLMAMLLAGATAAHVAVYAREDNRPSSDTILVLGAAQYDGRPSNWLAARLDHAADLYESGVAPTIVTVGGSKPGDRFTEAEAGKNYLIDKRGIPEGDIIAIGEGVDTLTSAYAFKNMSDTYGWSTSVVVTDPAHSLRATEMVRDQGIDASGSPTRTGPQVDFNRYLHETGGLLYYEGVESERDNFRDFVKQVL
- a CDS encoding GMC oxidoreductase produces the protein MTHYDVLIIGSGFGGSVSALRLTEKGYKVGVLEAGRRFEDKDFAKNSWHLKDFLWAPQIGCFGIQRIHLLNNVMILAGAGVGGGSLNYANTLYKPSSVYFQDKQWADITDWEDELSPYYEQAQRMLGVVDNPTMTNSDKISKQVAEEMGVGHTFRMAPVGVFFGEKVGLQGKPCETVPDPYFGGVGPDRTACHECGECMTGCRHGAKNTLLKNYLYLAERGGAVVHDRTTVTDISYDGGTWTVKTRSTESLGSSLLKKLKRRTGGVDRKTFTADNVIMAAGTWGTQKLLHNQKDNGNLPNLPDTLGQMTRTNSEALLGAQRSEYSADEDYSEGVAITSSYYPAPDTHIEPVRYGRGSNAMGLLQTLMTDGDKLHPRALEFLKQAFLNYRDIPRLVKLSKWSQRTVINLVMQTRDNSLTTFQRKIGPFNVLRSKQGTGEPNPSWIPVGNEATRRVADNMENGIAGGVWSEVFNIPLTAHFLGGCPIGSSPEHGVVDGYNRVWGYPTLFVTDGAAISANPGVNPSLSITANAERAAAMWPNKGEEDPRPAQEEGYVRISPVEPKSPVVPASAPGALRLPIRPV